GGTATGATGTACCAAAATTGTACAAATTTCATAAGAAGAAAGAGGTTGATATTGCAGTTGACCTATGGCGATTTGTACCTGCAAGTCATCAAAGCAGAAGCATCTAGTGCATACATAATTTGTGTTATATTGCAATAGATGATAAGATTGGAAATTAATGAAGAAATTTTTGTTATGTACCTATTTAAGAAAGATATTTATGTGTTTTTCCTCTCAGTCTCTTACAAGCTCTTGTTTAGACTGGTTGATTTCTCATTGGTAATTGAGCACAacttataaattgtttatgtcatcaaattagggtttttttttcaCTCAATCAAATTAGGCCCTTGAATATTGAAATGATGTCTTCTAAAAACATTATTGCcgaattaatgatttttttattaacaaattaataattccATGACAACATTATTaccaaatttttctttttgatgaaGTTGATGACAATAATTTGGAGAAAGTGCATCGAATGATTATTATAGTGACACTTCATCTTTAAAGGACTAATttagatattaaataaaaaattaaaatattcatgTGAATGAAGTTAATGACAATATTTAGCAAAAAGTCCAttaaatgattattattttagtgACACTTCATTTTTTATAGGGattaatttagagattaaaaaaacttaaaagattaATGTGGTAACATTATAATCTTTGAAAGAATAAACTGATAATCtacttaaaaattattgaacTACATTTAGTGAAAATGTGATGAGGTAATCAATTATTCAAATTGATGATTAACATTTACATGAGAAGTAATAAGTGTCAAGAATTAATAATGAAACATACATAGAATTCAAAACTTAATGAAacttgtaaattaaaattgcatCAACTAATAATTTCAACACATAAACCACAGAGAATTACACAAAATTTAGTCCTCATGTATCTTCAATACAGATACAGATCAGTAAAATGTGACCGCGCCTAATGAACATTCGGTTATTTCGAAGAATCAGATTTCTGTTTTCAAAATTGATCTCACTCTGCAACATTAAATTGTCTTGAAAATCACTTATTCTGGTATTGTTGTTTCTTTTTCAAATGTCTCTCCGAGCGTGAATCGAACAAAACGCCGCACTTTAATGTTCTCTCCGATGGCAGCTATACTTTGTTTAACCAAATCTTTCACTAACACACTGTCATCCTTAATGAAAGGCTGTTCTAGAAGAGCAAGCTCCCCTAGTCTCTTCGAGATCCTTCCCTCGACAATTTTTTCTCTTATGTTCTCGGGTTTCGAAGCAAGGTCTTCTCTTTGCATTTCGAGTTCTTTTTCCTTCTTCACAATTGTTTCTGGAATGTCTTCGATCGATACAAACTGTACTTGTGGAGAAGCCACAACTTGCATTGCGAGATCATCCACCAACTCCTTGAATTTCTCGCTTCTGCCAACGAAGTCAGTTTCGCAGTTAACTTCGATTAGAACACCGATGCGTGAGTCGTGAATGTATGAACCGATTCTTCCTTCAGCTGCCAGCCTTCCGGATTTCTTGTCAGCAGTTGAGAGACCCTTTTTTCGGAGATATGCTTGCGCCTTTTCAAGATCCCCTCCAGTTTCAGCTAGAGCTTTCTTACAGTCCATCATCCCCGCGCCAGTTTCTTGCCTTAATTGCTTAACCAACGAAGCCGATACCGCTACTGTCGGTTCCCTGCAACACAACATTGTACAATTTAAGACTTGCAGAAACAGAAAACACACTCTCTTCCTCTCTCAATGTTTCTAGTGTAAAATTGTCTAACAGACACTCACACCTTTAGGTTAAGTTTGACCTATACCAAAAATAATTCATAGATCATATGTAATTGTTAGATCAACAACCTCggttcaaaaaaattaataggaAAAATGCAAACAAAACCACACAAGATTTGATCACGGACTTTGGCCAATTGTATCTATGTGTCCAACTGCAAAGTAGATGTAGTTCCTTTCTATTATTCGAGTCTAGGGTTATTCATTACAACTTGTGTTTAAAGATTATGGATCAACATACATGTTTGGTTGAGCGGTGGACAACTGTCACCACGAGTTTAGAGGTTTTCTACCGTGATTTTTAGAAGCTTTGATGTATAAATTTTGGTTCACCGTGATTTTGGTATTTTCCAAACACAAAGTCTACTTTGGCAATTGGCATTGTTATGAAAATTTTAGAATGTTTATGAATTTTAACTAATGCACATTCCAAAAACCTATAACCtagttataaaaattaaatgactcAATAACAAGTAATAATTCTTAAATTTGCTTACTTTTGTTCAGTCTCTTTGGCTTCTTCAGCAGCAGGCTCCTCTTTCACTGGTGTAGTCACTGATTTTGCCGCAGTTTGTGCGGCCACTTCAGCAGCAAAATCCTGGCTTTTCTTTTCCAAACCCTCTCCGAGGTTGAACCGCACAAACCTCGTAACTTTAATATTTTCTCCAATAGTTGCAATTGTCTGCTTGACCCAATCCTTTATTGTCACTTTATCATTCTTAATGTAGGGCTGCTCAAGCAAGGCCAGATCCTCAAGTCTTTTCCTTATCCGTCCTTCAACAATCTTCGCTCTTATTTGCTCCGGTTTCGACACAAGATCTTCTTTTTGCATTTCTATCTCTTTTTCTTTGTTCACGAGTTCCTCAGGAACGTCTTCAGTAACAAGATACTCTACTTGAGGGCACGCAGCCACTTGCATGGCTATATCGTCAACAAGCTCTTTGAAAATATCACCTCGGGAGACAAAATCAGTCTCGCAGTTTACTTCGACCAAAACACCGATCCTGCTGTCGTGGATGTAAGAACCTACCCTTCCTTCAGCTGTTGCTCTGGCTGCTCTCTTGTCTGCACTTGCTAAGCCTTTTTTCCTAAGAAACTCTTGTGCTTTGATAATGTCCCCTTCACTCTCTGATAGGGCTTTTTTGCAGTCCATCATTCCAGCTCCTGTTTCTTCCCGAAGTTTCTTCACAAGTGCTGGTGATATAGTTGCTGCAATCGAAAGCGGGGGCAGAACAGACATTAAACAATTAGAAATTCAAAGATAGATCAAAAGGATGGGAAATcaagaaatatttttaactcCACAAGGCAATGCCATTGATGATTGATCAACATGGAAGTGCATTGGTTGGTTCAAACTCCGAGTAGGAGCAAGGGAAAATATATAACcaataaaaatttgttatacacataagagtttaatttctatagattgCCACTGTCAAAAGTTTTATTCTATCAACAAATCGAAATCAATCATATGCATGACTTGTGGAGTAGTTACTAGTGAGGATCAAAGTCAAACTTTTTTTCTAATCTGAAGATTATGGTTGATTGATAATGTAAAAAATCTTTACACTAACAGTGAAtatgaatgaaattttataCATAAACAATATAAAAGATGGGAAAAGAGGAAGTATAAACGATTACGAAATGTATAGCTAGTTATATTCCATCACAACTACATTATCCATGCAATCCATCCTATAGCATGTACTCCACTTCATCACAAATTTACTTCAGTTTGATACAGAAAAATGAGACTTGTTATATATAGCGAATAAGATGAAATTTATTATACCTTTGCTCAATCCTTCATCTGAAGCAGTAATGCCAGTTTGTCCATTAGAATTCGATAAGGTGCTGTCTGTCTCGGATGCAATTGCAACCACTTCATCTTCAACTTGTTCTACAACAGGTGTTTGTTCTTGCACTTCTTCTTTGATGTTGTCAATGGTATTTACAACTTCAGTGGCAGGACTTTCAGGAGCAGGAACTTGATCGCTTTCTTCTGTTCCATCTGTTGACAGAAGATTCACAGTTAAAGAGAAATCCTCCATTTTGCAAATAAGCAAACTATGATGATGTCAAATGCTTCggttttatgaaatcgattgattggtcaGGCAAGGAggatttgaaattgaattaaGAATAACCTTCATTCAAGCTTCCCTCAGGAGACAAATCACCATTCTCATTGTTCTCTGGAACAGCTCCAACACTGTCATCTACTGGAAATGCAAAGGAAATATTATTTAGTAAATTAATCAGCATAACACTTGAACATGCATCTTATTGCATACAATATGTATGATTTTAGTTGAAATTTCAGAAAAAGGAACATAATTGGTATTTCCATATGTAAATACAAATGAAACAGACAAGAACCTGCTATTTCTTGGGGAGCTGGTGCACTTGATGTAATGTCTGATTCTGTAACAGGCTCAATTGCATCACTGGCTAACTGTGTTGCAGCTGCAAATTCTTCGGTTACATTTTCTATTACATTTTCATCGGCTACTTCAATAGGCGAGTCAGTTTTTACATCGCTTGCTGCAGTATCTGTCTGAATAACTTCCTCGATAATTGGAACTGCAGCAGATAAATCCTCTTCGGGAGCCAACGTTTCAGAAACCGCCTCCGTTTCCTTAACAGTGGCACCATTTATACTTCCTTGGTTGCTTTCATCGTCTGCAACAGTTGTTGAGGAACCAACCGATGAACTAGCTCCCACAACATCTTCCTCAGTTTTAGAGATATCAACTTCAGCACTATCTGTTAACGCAGAAGAAACATCGTCTGTTAACTCGACATCTCCCTTACTTTCTTCCGATGTTTCTGTAGTTGACGATTTTTTAACTTCGCTCTGAATTTTCTCCCTCTCATCCAGAAAAGCAGAAATATCCTTATTTTTACGAAAAGCCAATACAAAAGGGTTTGTTGCAACATCAACACCCCCTTGTTGTGCAAGTGCCTTGTCCAATTCCACAACAGCTCCTTCCTTCTTCATAGTCAATGTCGCTTGTCCTCTCGTGATACGCAAAACTCGTACACTAATTTCTTGACCGGTCTCCAACGAAGATTTTCCCATTATATTCCCAAATCCATCGTCGTCTTCTTCAGATAACGGTAGAAATCCTTCCTCTCCTTCAGGAAGAGATATAAAAGTACCGCTCCTCGTCATATTCTTCACCGTACCCTGCAACTCCTGACCAACGacaaattttgtgtttttcttCATGCCATCTCTCTTTGGACCAGATTTTGAAGAGTCTCTTCTCCCAGGGCTGGCTTTCTCTGCATTGATTGGTCCATCTTTACGTTGCTTACCAGTGTCGGTATTTTCGCGCATAGAGAGAGATATACGTTGAGTTTCAGCGTTCACTTCAATCAGCTTCACCTTCACTTCTTGTCCTACAGAAACAACGCTCGAAACATCCTTTACATAGCTATCGCTCAACATCGAAATATGAACAAGTCCGTCCGTGAAAGCTCCAAAATCGACAAAGGCACCAAATGGCTGGATAGATCTTACTTTTCCTGTAAAAGCAGCCCCTGGAATCAAATCCTCGTTCTTTACAGGAGGCATGTCACTTTTCCTTGGAGGTCTCGAACGTTTGACGGCTTTGGTAGAACTAGTGTTTGCATCAGACTTAGGAGACGAATCTTCACTTGTTCCTACTTCATCTGAAGGAGATTCACTAGGAACTTCATCTGCAACAGGTGAACCTGACTCCTCCACAGGTACTTCAATTTTTGTGGCTGATACGGAGGTACGAGAAATTTTGCGATAGGAGCATATCGTTTTGTTCTGTGGAAACACTCCACTGACAACGAATGGAGGAAGGAGAAATCTCCGAGTTGACGATCCATGTTTTAAAGAACTCCTTGAAAAATTGAATCTAGTTAAGGTGTTGTTCTTCCTTGTCGAATAGGCAACTCCAGGAATAATCGAAGCATTGCCAACGGAGCATGATATTATCGGATTCATGTTGGGTTGAATATTGAAACTTAGTTAATTTTCAGGATCAGTTCATCTTGTATCACCTTCATAGAATATGCAAAGAATATCAAAAGATGCAGACTCagtaacaaatttaataccTAGGTAGCCATCATAATGATAAGTTTGCATACCAAAATTGCATAAACACTGACACAAACTACTCCATTTATGAACATCAATGTCCCCACAAAACATATCATGAACAATCGCATCTTTGTACAAATCGCacgcaaatacaaacaaaaactACATTGCAATGAAATG
This region of Cicer arietinum cultivar CDC Frontier isolate Library 1 chromosome 8, Cicar.CDCFrontier_v2.0, whole genome shotgun sequence genomic DNA includes:
- the LOC101504765 gene encoding polyprotein of EF-Ts, chloroplastic isoform X1 encodes the protein MNPIISCSVGNASIIPGVAYSTRKNNTLTRFNFSRSSLKHGSSTRRFLLPPFVVSGVFPQNKTICSYRKISRTSVSATKIEVPVEESGSPVADEVPSESPSDEVGTSEDSSPKSDANTSSTKAVKRSRPPRKSDMPPVKNEDLIPGAAFTGKVRSIQPFGAFVDFGAFTDGLVHISMLSDSYVKDVSSVVSVGQEVKVKLIEVNAETQRISLSMRENTDTGKQRKDGPINAEKASPGRRDSSKSGPKRDGMKKNTKFVVGQELQGTVKNMTRSGTFISLPEGEEGFLPLSEEDDDGFGNIMGKSSLETGQEISVRVLRITRGQATLTMKKEGAVVELDKALAQQGGVDVATNPFVLAFRKNKDISAFLDEREKIQSEVKKSSTTETSEESKGDVELTDDVSSALTDSAEVDISKTEEDVVGASSSVGSSTTVADDESNQGSINGATVKETEAVSETLAPEEDLSAAVPIIEEVIQTDTAASDVKTDSPIEVADENVIENVTEEFAAATQLASDAIEPVTESDITSSAPAPQEIAVDDSVGAVPENNENGDLSPEGSLNEDGTEESDQVPAPESPATEVVNTIDNIKEEVQEQTPVVEQVEDEVVAIASETDSTLSNSNGQTGITASDEGLSKATISPALVKKLREETGAGMMDCKKALSESEGDIIKAQEFLRKKGLASADKRAARATAEGRVGSYIHDSRIGVLVEVNCETDFVSRGDIFKELVDDIAMQVAACPQVEYLVTEDVPEELVNKEKEIEMQKEDLVSKPEQIRAKIVEGRIRKRLEDLALLEQPYIKNDKVTIKDWVKQTIATIGENIKVTRFVRFNLGEGLEKKSQDFAAEVAAQTAAKSVTTPVKEEPAAEEAKETEQKEPTVAVSASLVKQLRQETGAGMMDCKKALAETGGDLEKAQAYLRKKGLSTADKKSGRLAAEGRIGSYIHDSRIGVLIEVNCETDFVGRSEKFKELVDDLAMQVVASPQVQFVSIEDIPETIVKKEKELEMQREDLASKPENIREKIVEGRISKRLGELALLEQPFIKDDSVLVKDLVKQSIAAIGENIKVRRFVRFTLGETFEKETTIPE
- the LOC101504765 gene encoding polyprotein of EF-Ts, chloroplastic isoform X2, with translation MNPIISCSVGNASIIPGVAYSTRKNNTLTRFNFSRSSLKHGSSTRRFLLPPFVVSGVFPQNKTICSYRKISRTSVSATKIEVPVEESGSPVADEVPSESPSDEVGTSEDSSPKSDANTSSTKAVKRSRPPRKSDMPPVKNEDLIPGAAFTGKVRSIQPFGAFVDFGAFTDGLVHISMLSDSYVKDVSSVVSVGQEVKVKLIEVNAETQRISLSMRENTDTGKQRKDGPINAEKASPGRRDSSKSGPKRDGMKKNTKFVVGQELQGTVKNMTRSGTFISLPEGEEGFLPLSEEDDDGFGNIMGKSSLETGQEISVRVLRITRGQATLTMKKEGAVVELDKALAQQGGVDVATNPFVLAFRKNKDISAFLDEREKIQSEVKKSSTTETSEESKGDVELTDDVSSALTDSAEVDISKTEEDVVGASSSVGSSTTVADDESNQGSINGATVKETEAVSETLAPEEDLSAAVPIIEEVIQTDTAASDVKTDSPIEVADENVIENVTEEFAAATQLASDAIEPVTESDITSSAPAPQEIADDSVGAVPENNENGDLSPEGSLNEDGTEESDQVPAPESPATEVVNTIDNIKEEVQEQTPVVEQVEDEVVAIASETDSTLSNSNGQTGITASDEGLSKATISPALVKKLREETGAGMMDCKKALSESEGDIIKAQEFLRKKGLASADKRAARATAEGRVGSYIHDSRIGVLVEVNCETDFVSRGDIFKELVDDIAMQVAACPQVEYLVTEDVPEELVNKEKEIEMQKEDLVSKPEQIRAKIVEGRIRKRLEDLALLEQPYIKNDKVTIKDWVKQTIATIGENIKVTRFVRFNLGEGLEKKSQDFAAEVAAQTAAKSVTTPVKEEPAAEEAKETEQKEPTVAVSASLVKQLRQETGAGMMDCKKALAETGGDLEKAQAYLRKKGLSTADKKSGRLAAEGRIGSYIHDSRIGVLIEVNCETDFVGRSEKFKELVDDLAMQVVASPQVQFVSIEDIPETIVKKEKELEMQREDLASKPENIREKIVEGRISKRLGELALLEQPFIKDDSVLVKDLVKQSIAAIGENIKVRRFVRFTLGETFEKETTIPE